Proteins encoded together in one Peribacillus asahii window:
- a CDS encoding DUF4260 domain-containing protein produces the protein MIKSFIKIEGLVVLLASIYLYYSNHFSWLLFLILLLVPDISMVGYFVNKKVGANIYNVFHSYSIPIVLYVIGMMVSVQTLVMVSLIWIAHIGMDRLLGYGLKYDSDFKDTHIQRI, from the coding sequence ATGATTAAATCGTTCATTAAAATTGAAGGGTTAGTTGTACTTCTAGCATCTATTTACCTATATTATTCCAATCATTTTAGTTGGTTGTTATTTCTTATTCTTCTCCTTGTTCCCGATATTTCTATGGTAGGTTATTTTGTCAATAAGAAAGTAGGGGCAAATATATATAATGTATTTCATTCATATTCTATCCCTATTGTTCTATACGTCATTGGAATGATGGTGAGCGTTCAAACTTTAGTTATGGTCAGTTTAATCTGGATTGCCCATATTGGAATGGACCGACTACTAGGTTATGGATTAAAATATGACAGCGACTTTAAAGATACACAT